TCCTTGTGGACATCGATGTATAAATGATTGTCATTCTGGTCCATGCAAGAATGAAAAGGAATGCACCAAGAAGGTGAAGCTGTTTTGCGTGTGCAGACGCATTAAGAAAGATTTTATCTGTTCCGTAGTGCAGAAAGaggaaatttgtataaaatgcgATGATATTTGTGCTAAACTAATAAACGAAAAACGTCAAGCCGAAGCTGCTTTATTAGAACAAAAGCGGCAAGCTGAAGAAATACGTAATCAAcaagaaatagagaaatttgAACGAAAATTTAAACCCCGTCGCAAGGGAAAGgataaattcgataaaaaacaattacaaaatgagacatgtaataattatagaaaatattggaTTTTAGGcattttaatatgtataataggtatagtaatattttacatgACTGCTCAACAATTGTGAAcaaaattatgtacatattaaaCTGTATGTTTGCAATGACCTGTAATTCCCATTATGAACCTAgagtatatatttaattctagTTTAATCGTTTGAGTCCCAGGGGTCATTGAAAAAACTGAGTCGAAAAATCAACAAACAGCGCAACTAGCGGCGCAATAGCGCTCGTCATATTTGTtactttatgaaatatatctatattattatatatgcgtactaatagtttataaatatttcaagttttgttcaataaaaattattgggaagataataatgaaatacaaaataccgtCAGTCGTCGGTAGCGTTCAAATGTACTAAGAGTTTTCAACACAAAATCTAAACAGCACGATTGCGCTGCTTGGAACTCAAACggttaataaattaatgccgagactttcaataatttatcttGTAACTAATCTTTCTTGTAACTATATTTGTGCCATAGAATTACAAAGCTCAAAGAATTTTTGATTATgtacattttgtaaatttctatgTTATATGTCTAATGGTTAGCAAAATTGTAAGAGaacatttaatattgtactggatttttattttattatgtagtGTTTTGGCGTAAATCAACTTTACTACTGTAACATAAAGTAATcaaactattaaaaattatttatctacagtttatttttttatgataaatttagCCCTATTAAATGTTAGTTTCTTCAAGGTGCCATCTAGCATTAAGAAGTCACCTTACAACCTTTTGAAGCAGGCGTTTGTATCATTTAGAGGTTAGGTGtacaaaagaattttgtttGTGTTTACATAAGTAGATCAACAAAAAGTTAGAATGGCAGGTCCATCGGTTTCGTTATCAACgagaaacaaaaaacattttttgggTGTTCCGGCACCTTTAGGATATGTTGCTGGTGTTGGAAGAgggtaatatataaaaagcaaTGTTATTTAGCTAACCTAACCCCTtttgatgaaataaaatattaatatatggcTTTAACACCTTGTTTTTCAGAGCTACTGGATTTACAACTAGATCTGATATCGGTCCAGCTCGTGATGCTAACGATGTTTcgtaagtattatattatattccagCTTTTCCCCTTTTATTGAAGTATTTTGTATCAATGTTTCATATCTTGTTTGTAGGGATGATAGACATGCTCCACCAAcaaaaagaacaaagaaaaaagaagaagaagaagaagatgaagaggATTTGAATGATTCTAATTATGATGAATTTTCTGGATATGGAGGATCTTTGTTTAGTAAAGTTAGTCAATGAAAGAAcactttattaaatatttataattatatgattcaatttattatatgattaAGTATATTGCAGGATCCATATGATAAAGATGATGAAGAAGCTGATGCTATTTATGAGGCAATTGACAAACGAATGGATGAAAAGCGTAAAGAATACAGAGAAAAAAGACTTAGAGAAGAGTTAGAAAGGTATCGTCAAGAACGTCCTAAAATACAACAACAGTTTTCTGACTTGAAAAGGGAATTAGTAAATGTAGCCGAGGAAGAATGGAAAAATGTTCCAGAAGTCGGTGACGCTAGAAATCGAAAGCAACGAAATCCACGGGCGGAAAAATTTACACCATTACCGGATTCCGTCCTTGCACGAAATTTAGGAGGCGAAACATCTACCAGTATAGATCCATCGAGTGGTTTGGCATCAATGATGCCTGGTGTAGCAACACCTGGAATGTTAACACCAACGGGAGACTtagatttaagaaaaattggaCAGGCTAGAAATACTTTAATGAATGTCAAGTTGAATCAAGTTTCTGATTCTGTAGAAGGGCAAACTGTTGTTGATCCTAAGGGTTATCTCACAGATTTGCAAAGTATGATACCAACATATGGTGGTGATATCAAGTGAGTTAAAGAAACATCAATTGTATCTTAATggtaattataattcaatgaacttaatatttattcttaatttcagTGATATTAAGAAAGCTAggttattattaaaatctgtAAGGGAGACAAATCCTAATCATCCACCAGCGTGGATCGCTTCTGCTCGTTTAGAGGAAGTTACCGGGAAAGTGCAAGCTGCACGGAATTTAATAATGAAAGGCTGTGAAGTGAATCCTACGTCAGAAGATTTATGGTTAGAAGCAGCTAGGCTGCAGCCACCAGATACAGCTAAAGCTGTAATTGCTCAATCTGTACGGCACATACCAACGTCTGTTAGAATTTGGATAAAAGCGGCGGATTTAGAAACAGAAACAAAAGCGAAAAGAAGAGTATATCGCAAAGCATTAGAGCATATTCCAAATTCAGTGAGATTATGGAAAGCTGCAGTGGAATTAGAAGAACCAGAAGATGCACGAATTTTGCTCAGTCGAGCAGTCGAATGCTGTCCAACCAGTGTAGATCTATGGCTTGCTCTTGCTCGATTGGAAACTTATGATAATGCTAGGAAAGTTCTTAACAAAGCaagagaaaatattccaacagaTAGACAAATCTGGACAACAGCCGCAAAATTGGAAGAAGCGAACGGGAATAAACATATGGTAGAGAAAATTATCGATCGTGCGATATCTTCTTTGAGTGCGAACGGAGTGGAAATTAATAGAGAACACTGGTTTAAAGAAGCTATGGAGGCTGAAAAAGCTGGAGCAGTACATACATGTCAAGTTATTGTTAAAGCAATTATTGGTTTCGGAGTGGAAGAAGAAGACAGGAAACATACATGGATGGAAGACGCAGAAaccgtaatattttatatttgtatttatagcTATATGAGTAATTACTTATTGCATTTATTGTTTTAGTGCGCTCAACAAGGGGCACTAGAATGTGCTAGAGCAGTCTACGCTTATGCGTTATCGACATTCCCTAGTAAGAAATCTATTTGGTTACGCGCAGCTTACTTTGAAAAAACTTATGGAACGCGAGAGTCTTTAGAATCTTTGCTTCAAAGAGCAGTTGCTCACTGTCCAAAGAGTGAAGTACTTTGGCTTATGGGCGCAAAATCAAAGTGGTTGGCTGTAAgtaaaattcatgaaaaataaaatttcacgaaagtgcttttataatttatgtgtaatgttatattctattttaagGGTGATGTTCCAGCAGCAAGAGGTATTTTATCACTTGCGTTTCAAGCAAATCCAAATTCGGAGGAGATTTGGTTAGCAGCCGTGAAGCTAGAATCAGAAAATTCTGAATACGAAAGAGCTAGACGGTTGCTCGCGAAAGCAAGAGCGTCTGCACCAACTCCTAGAGTTATGATGAAAAGCGCAAAATTAGAATGGGCTTTAAATAATCTCGACGCAGCCTTACTGCTTCTGAAAGAAGCTCTAGAAGCATTCGATGATTTCCCGAAACTATGGCTAATGAAAGGACAGATCGAAGAACAGCAAGGAAACTTGGACAAAGCCTTGGAAACATACAATCAAGCTGTAAgcattctcttctttctttttattaatccATTTTTAGTTAGGAAGTAatcttttagttttatttattttatagataaaaaAATGTCCCAATTCTATTCCACTATGGCGTTTATTAGCACAATTAGAGCACAGAAAGGGTCAAGTTACTAAAGCTAGGTCAGTTCTGGAGAAGGCTCGCCTAAAAAATCCGAAGAACCCAGAGTTGTGGTTAGAAGCTATcagaaatgaattaaaaactgGTGGTGTTAGAGATATGGCAAATACGCTTATGGCAAAAGCACTTCAAGAATGTCCAACGTCTGGTTTACTTTGGGCAGAGGCAATTTTTATGGAACCTCGACCACAGAGGAAAACTAAAAGCGTTGATGCTTTGAAAAAGTGCGAGCATGATCCACACGTGCTTCTTGCAGTATCTAAGTGAGTGAcggtttgttatatttttatataatgacACACGGATTATTTGaataatcttttattaataattttttattcaaatcttcttttttattattttattaataataattatttcatagaTTATTCTGGTGTGAACATAAAATTTCGAAGTGTCGTGACTGGTTCAATCGAACAGTGAAGATAGATCCAGATTTGGGAGACGCGTGGGcatatttctacaaatttgAGCTTCTAAACGGTACAGAAGAGCAACAAGAAGATGTAAAGAAAAGATGCATTGCTGCAGAACCCCATCATGGTGAAAATTGGTGTAAAGTATCAAAGAATATAGCCAACTGGTGTTTGAATACTGATCAAATTTTAGTATTAGTTGCAAAAGATTTACCGATtccaatataattaattaagtaagTAATTTAGGtgaatattgtatatatctattttttaaaaattaactattaattataacaatagaataaataacATCCTATATCTTGTAAAAtcctttaaaatttatatatatatgtatttaatttgaataacCAAAAGATTCAAAatcattttcgttttgaatgtttttaaagtacatatgtattttattatgctTAATATGACTAGCAATGCATACTGCTACTCTGCATATCGTCTATGGCTTATTTTACTCTATAGTTAAAACAGTTTCGAActattaattaagaaattcaattcataaaagataataaaatttatatgatatttttcagTTTATAGGAATACTTCCTTTCCttcaatacatttttataattaatacttaTTTGATCCAACTAGAAGACGAAACATTTATTGAAAAGCGTCGTAATGGACGGTATTGCTCTTCCTTTAAATAAGTCAATTTTTCCGAATATACCGGGCTATTTCGAAGTGCTAGAAACACCCAACGGGACTGCCATATGACGCGCAGCTGGGATAACTAGAAGATGAGTCATTCCAGCTCTCGTCAACCCCTAGAACGTCCTTCGGCCCTGCTCCCTTTCCATTGTGCCAGAAATAGCAACGGTGCATTTCTTCGGTATTTTTGCTTGCGACTGCTATTCCAATTTATCCAGGAATAATATCCATCGTATAAATGATTgctaaacgaagaaaaagaacataatctaataacgaaataaaagtagTGAAAGCGAGTTTACGCTTAAAAAACATGAAACTTTTTCGTGCATCGAATGCAAAATCATACTTGTCGCGAAGGGTGAGTCAGCCACCCTCCCGATGACGGTCAAGGAAACCATTGGAGGAAGTGTTCGATGGATGGAAGGAGGAATTTAGTAGTGAGCGGGAGTGAAATGATGGTGCGTGATTGGCCAACGTTCGGGGTCTGAATTTGTGGTGGGGTTGAACGGTGCGAGCGTAGGATCGGCAGAAGGAAGAGTGGAAGAGTGGTTCGCCGGTGTTACCTGGTGTTACGTCCCGTGGAATCACTAGCCGGTCAGTCAGTGTACTGCCTCCATCCTGCCCTTGAACGTTTGGCTGGACGGTGTTGCGCTTGCCTATCTCTCTAAGTGACAACTGACAGGTCAGTGCTCTTTGCCGCCGATGCATTCTATCTACGATCATCTAAATTGCATGCGCTTTCAAGTGTATAAAAAAGCATACGGTGATATTTTCGTTGACGTATCAAAGCGAACCGGCTTTCTTCGTTGCCGTTCGAAGAAAGGCGGTATCGTGTATCGTGTGTGTATACTTGCATGTTTTTTAAGAAGACGAAAACTGGTCGAAGACGATCGGTATTGGTTAGTCACTCGAATCATTCTTCCTGCGCCTGAACTTGGAAATCGCCATAAGGATAATATACTTTTGAGGATATCGATCGTCTTCATTATTCGCCGATCGAAAATGGAGGGGTGTGGTCAAATCTCCATACGCGTTCTGTACACCTACGAATCTGAATCGTTAATacgaaacaataaattttttcattttttttttcttttatatagcaggcgtttaaaatattttatcgtagcGTCTTGTATAAAGTACTATTATACTTTTGCGATATTTGAATatctaaaataagaaatattattattaccacCCTTCGTGTTTTACACACTTTATAATccgtagaaatatatttttgtatatgccggtaaacatttaaaatagtaattaaGCTTGGGATAAATGAATCATACGAATTTTGGAAGCATTGGCCATTAAGTAAGTAAGTACTTATCGCTGGGCTCTTGTGAGTCCGTTAGGATGATAGGATGGGACAAGGGCGTGGTTTTGACAGATGCACTCCGCCGCGCATCAGGCACACGAATGCGCTTCTGGTTGCCGACTGGCAAGCACGCTTTTGTCCTTGTAAACGCAAGTATTTACTACCTTTCATCGGGAGCTAGATTtctggaaaaattaatttttcccttgaaaatatttggaaacaAACAATAGtaattaagtaattattttaagtaaaacaacaatgaaacaaatattctttttaataaatagttgCCTTGGTGGACTCATTACATTGCAGTACATGCAatacaaattacatttttctctaATTAAATCTACACATATTCATGCGTGGTATCTTCATAAGGGAGAATCCAGCGGTATTTGCATCTTATCATGTCTCGGACAAGTTGGCTCGTTTCAAGGCAAACGAGCAGATATTTCGAATAAGTAAAACATTCTAGAAATTCTGTTTATCGATTTGTATAGCAGACGCAATTTTTATTTGCGATGTCTCATACGTATAACACATCGGTTTACTCTTGAACATAACGAATATGATAACTTGTATCTATGTATTTGCAATTTAGTGCGTCCAAACTAAATAAATATCCGATGAAAAATCCATACTTCTAgtagaaattttctttaaataaaattcagtcATTtacctaaaaataaatacatttttataatgtatTCCAATAGCACGTATTTTACATCTATGCCTTTTAATAATTCTGATATATACTTCTGATATCTACAAATGCTTGCGTATTAGTGGAAAAAGAATAAGGATCGAGGTGAATCCCACgcgatgtattaaaaaattaccttTTTACCATTGACCATGAAAGCCGAGGTCGTCgatacgttatgtagtacgcATAGATAGCTGTGAAGAGTTCAGATACCCCACTCTTCGACCCCCGCATTGCCAATCGATGAAACCGTCTGCCACCAGTCGACCGCTCCCCCGATGCAACCCTACATGTATAAAACCGACACGTATATATTTACACGACAGCCCCAAAGGGGCGCGCGCGCACCGCTATTTCATTCACGTTCCGGAAGAGAAATATCCTAAGACTTCTTCGAGCACGCTCAAGGTCGATTCTGGACTAGAACCTAGGACACAATCTACAGTTAAATCTAGAATATAATGGgatgattaataaaaagaaaatattaagaagCTTGATGTTAgaacatatttaaaatgttatgattttctttaaaaaaattttttgtaatatatcgttaatttattaaacaaatggTAGAAGATTTATCGTACGTTCCTGACGAAAAGAGTGGCTTCCGAACACGACTGTATCACCCCTTATTCGTCAAGTATCACAATCGGGATGTCGCTTGTCATGCAGAAGCGTAATGACGAAAGCAATCTGCAATCAAGATTGGGTCAGAGGgttctcttcaaagttctttattCATTCACGGTGTATACCTTGGTACTCGTTCACGAAATCTTGACCGCTGAAGAGAATTCCTTCCGCATCGGTTACTACGTCGAAATAGCGGtataatttaatgtatgaCGTGGCTTTCATCGTTCGCGGTGAATTCTTGCTTTTCGTACAACTATAAACacagttaaatatttattaattacgaagATATATCGAAATCTATAGCTTAAttagattaataaaattaaattagggTTCTTCAATAGAAATTTCTATGATACTTTTGGAGtctgaaatattcattttatacgATAAGGACAAAAAGAAGTGTATTTTCAAGTCTGCGAGCAGGACAAGCCGCTTGGTAACACGTAATACGTCCCTGAACGTACGCGCCACCGCTCGATACGATACGCGCGCGTCCAGGGTTCGTTAGCCGTCACGGTTGcacgaaagagagaggaagagaagaagaaagagagaaaaagagggcgTTTGTATCGCGTTTGCTCGGAGCGCGAGCGCAACACGGAATCATCGCAAGCAAACGCATTTTCTAGCCATGCTGCACGCTTTTACGTGGGTATTTGACGGTATACGTAGGTGGCCAAGCATGTGCGCAGTCCACCAGCACCATTAACTGGTCAATGCAATAGCCAAACGCTACACGAGTCCGCTCAGAAACGAACCGCTGCATACGCCACTGAGGGTCCTCCATTAAACGCGATTACCCAAGTTAATTGGCAGGCCGCGCGAACTCGTTAGCCGTCAGCCGTAAGATCTCTCTTTACCACGAACCCACGACAATGTCTGCCCAGAAACCTTTGGACGATTAACTGATCTTATCGATTCCACCGGATGCGTTTACAGTCGATCGGTTCCAGACACACGCCGGTCCGTTCACCAGACTTACGTAGAAGTTATGAATAATGCGCGCGATCCCTTTGCAGCTGTTCATATCTTCTTCAGCTAAAGATGTATATTATAAACGTTCAATGTACAAGATATGTATGAATGACGTcaaaattcgaataattacTGTTGTTTATGACAAAGTACTAAACGTTTTTCATGGTAATTATAGTACAGAGATTTCAAGATACCCAGCTAAACGTGAGTCTCATATGATGTGTTCAATCTCGCGATGAGCATGGCTCGTCGAAGCGTAGCGTACACCGACGCGTCCTGCAAACCGGCTAGCGCGTCGGTGCGAGCAACCTAGTTTCCTTATTAACTTGCAGACCTCTTTTCTCCTCACGAGATCAAGTAGGATTTATCGTGATTTCTCTTCGGACACTGGCGTACTGAAGCCGTTTTTAGTCCTCCCCTTCCCCCTCGTTGTATCGTGATAATCCAATGAGATATATCTTTTAGAATCATCGAGAACTACCGTTGCTTTCTTGACTTTTGTGAAATCGACCGACTTAACGTTGTAACATGCCACGAAATCGTACGATATCAAGCATTTGAATAAGACTACATTAATTTTGGCACTACTATGAGActctttattatatataaaggcTTGTTCTGTttcataaagttatatacatttttgaaaaatgaaattaacctTGAGAAGATTAATTTGTATGTATTGGACATACTCAAAGGTGCTAATCGTACAACTAAAGCAATCTCCTCTTCTTTTGTTACCGTTACGCATAACGCAGACCAGTGGGTGCTTTCGTATGCGTGCACTCGATGCAAGACTCCTACACGTGTACCGACGATAGGGAGAGAAGAAATATTCAACAAGCGGATACGTAAAGGACACGAATGTGTTTCACAGTTGCGTATTCAGCCTCTTTCGAGCTCTCTCTATATACAGCCATACGGCTGGCTACCATATAAGGACCTATACACAGCCTTGTCGATGCTGACCCACCGTTGGAACGTATCCCTTGAAACGTTCTCTTGGAGCCACTGATATACGCTATATCTGTGCCTTCTCATCCTTCTTGAATCTGTAATTTCTTCCATTCTGTTCTTTTTGTCTTATCGCACTTGTGTATATTTCTTATTGCCTGTTGCAGGACTAGACTATGTTCAACTAATTTTAGAATGAATATAATCAtaagaaattttgaaagaaatagcTTCTCAAGATAGATTGAGTACTGTTCTTCATTAGAAAGTACTTAGATGTTAGATTTTGCCAGAgaatgaaatttgtttcttgattttttaaaaatatgcttgtaaaaaatatcgtaGGTCCAGAACTTTTATGTAACACATTTAACGCAACTTActctttgaaatataaataatgttgATTTCTTTCAAACGATAATGGAACTCCAAGAAGCATTGTGTCATAGTCATAACAGTTTCAAGTACTGATAAAGGTTTTGCGACTTTGAACCAGTGAGTCCGCTTCATGAAATGTACAAGTTTCTTCTGAAGTACAAGTTTCGATGTAAAAGTACAATGTACAATCTTCTTGGCTAGTGATATTTTCGTCTGTTCGAAACAGTCGTTGAAATGCCTAAAAGTAACGAATATAAGCGACGTAAATAGGGAAAAAACGAAGTGGAAGCGAAAACACAGAAAGAAATGGAAGGGAGAGCCCGACGAATATGAGTCATTCTAGCTTCAGTGGTGCATAAGCTTTTTTAATTGTACACTCCTGCCGGTCAAATATGCGAAATTGTATTCATTCCCGAATATACTACATTTTGCTATAATATTGCACATAGTGAACAGGACAAATCTTGTACATGAAAATTACCATGCGATTTTTAAGATTTTGAGATCTCTTAGATACCGTAAATGCGAAGTATTGTCGATTGTGCATCACTGCTCCAACaactgtaaaatgtaaaagaacCGTGAGTGCCGGATTCGATGTATGAACATATGACGAGTCTTTCTGTCAAGTCCCTTACGACGGAACGTGCAtggattattaattatatttcaacatacattaaaatcattttattatttacgtttcatgaatatatatacgtaatacATACAAATGCTTTGCAAAATAGTTTATGACGAAGTacttttattatgaatttatttgttgtttatgaatttttttaattcttaaaatttggtaaaatacataaatatagtGTAATATAGTAGAAggattttataaattcgtaaatttataaatttgtttgattaaaggaaatataatttgtgAGATTAAACTCAGTGAATGAGAATCCTGGTTCATAAAAATGCCGACGTTTCAGTAAGAATTCACAGAGGAGGATATGTGACCAGAAAGGAAATGGAAAGAAACGCGAACCGGAAGTAGCAAGCTTTAGCTTCCGCTTCGTAA
This DNA window, taken from Bombus fervidus isolate BK054 chromosome 14, iyBomFerv1, whole genome shotgun sequence, encodes the following:
- the Prp6 gene encoding pre-mRNA processing factor 6, giving the protein MAGPSVSLSTRNKKHFLGVPAPLGYVAGVGRGATGFTTRSDIGPARDANDVSDDRHAPPTKRTKKKEEEEEDEEDLNDSNYDEFSGYGGSLFSKDPYDKDDEEADAIYEAIDKRMDEKRKEYREKRLREELERYRQERPKIQQQFSDLKRELVNVAEEEWKNVPEVGDARNRKQRNPRAEKFTPLPDSVLARNLGGETSTSIDPSSGLASMMPGVATPGMLTPTGDLDLRKIGQARNTLMNVKLNQVSDSVEGQTVVDPKGYLTDLQSMIPTYGGDINDIKKARLLLKSVRETNPNHPPAWIASARLEEVTGKVQAARNLIMKGCEVNPTSEDLWLEAARLQPPDTAKAVIAQSVRHIPTSVRIWIKAADLETETKAKRRVYRKALEHIPNSVRLWKAAVELEEPEDARILLSRAVECCPTSVDLWLALARLETYDNARKVLNKARENIPTDRQIWTTAAKLEEANGNKHMVEKIIDRAISSLSANGVEINREHWFKEAMEAEKAGAVHTCQVIVKAIIGFGVEEEDRKHTWMEDAETCAQQGALECARAVYAYALSTFPSKKSIWLRAAYFEKTYGTRESLESLLQRAVAHCPKSEVLWLMGAKSKWLAGDVPAARGILSLAFQANPNSEEIWLAAVKLESENSEYERARRLLAKARASAPTPRVMMKSAKLEWALNNLDAALLLLKEALEAFDDFPKLWLMKGQIEEQQGNLDKALETYNQAIKKCPNSIPLWRLLAQLEHRKGQVTKARSVLEKARLKNPKNPELWLEAIRNELKTGGVRDMANTLMAKALQECPTSGLLWAEAIFMEPRPQRKTKSVDALKKCEHDPHVLLAVSKLFWCEHKISKCRDWFNRTVKIDPDLGDAWAYFYKFELLNGTEEQQEDVKKRCIAAEPHHGENWCKVSKNIANWCLNTDQILVLVAKDLPIPI